From a single Bacteroidales bacterium genomic region:
- a CDS encoding MBL fold metallo-hydrolase, with translation MITVKSFEFNGFGVNTYVLINDNNNCVVVDPGCYTKSEQKRFDDFIDFSGLTIEKQLITHCHIDHILGIAHIEDKYGVGAWIHPAGKEFLRASVGYASVFGFHLERPVVPVGFIIEGEPIFLGKERFDVLYTPGHAEGSVCLVYHEQKMVFTGDVLFRESIGRTDLPTGNYDLLIKNIKDKLLTLGDDYTVYPGHMNVSTIGHEKLNNPYLE, from the coding sequence ATGATTACTGTTAAATCATTTGAATTCAATGGATTTGGTGTAAATACGTATGTGCTTATCAATGATAATAACAATTGTGTTGTTGTTGACCCTGGTTGTTATACTAAATCTGAACAAAAACGCTTTGATGACTTTATTGATTTTTCCGGCTTAACTATCGAAAAACAGCTTATCACACACTGCCACATTGACCATATCCTTGGCATTGCACATATTGAAGACAAATACGGTGTTGGTGCATGGATACATCCTGCAGGTAAAGAGTTTTTGCGTGCTTCGGTGGGTTATGCTTCGGTATTTGGATTTCATCTGGAAAGGCCTGTGGTTCCTGTTGGTTTTATTATCGAAGGTGAACCCATATTCTTAGGAAAGGAAAGGTTTGATGTGCTCTACACACCGGGCCATGCCGAAGGCAGTGTTTGCCTGGTGTATCATGAGCAGAAGATGGTATTCACAGGTGATGTTCTGTTCCGTGAAAGCATAGGCCGCACCGACCTTCCCACGGGCAATTATGATTTACTCATAAAAAACATCAAGGATAAGTTGCTCACCCTTGGCGACGATTACACCGTTTATCCCGGCCACATGAATGTGAGCACCATCGGGCATGAAAAATTGAACAATCCGTACCTTGAATGA
- a CDS encoding DUF4139 domain-containing protein, with product MKKLIVLILFSIFLSADLYAQKENVIKATPEINDVIIYLNGAQLRYKIPVNLVAGRNLVEIKGLAPGIDVSSIRITSDEKSAVLSVVHRKTFENVESEMLKFSIVSDSVKLLLKKINLIGDEKNALSVQKDVLMKNISLGGDNNGVNFLDLQKAADYYQQKIFEINKRISDLSADEESLKSLLTALQIKAGKLKVLSQNQLSEVLVLIMAENVQSTTLEFSYVVKEAGWMPYYDLKCDDISKPIKLNYRAKAYNNCGIKWDHVSVILSTADPMQSINVPEMKTWYLNTYSNIYNKDKSGYYSVNNENQYVFEQTKGDDQNIQQQKVRNKRIEVPEMSFYFPIKNRYTFSSDAQPYIVDVDEYSLAATYRYVCVPAAEKSAFLLACIGDWEELNLVEGNANIYLNGTFVGQSYLNPNEISDTLQVSLGRDSRIQVDRVKLKEYSSKVLIGTKRKATYVYEISVKNNRTAPITVEIQDQLPVSNNQEIEVTVDQISAAQHDLATGFLKWNFNIDPGKLQTVKMGYTVKYPKTVTLQFKKMKAVECPAFL from the coding sequence ATGAAAAAACTTATTGTTCTGATACTTTTTAGTATCTTTTTGTCGGCAGATTTGTATGCCCAGAAAGAGAATGTTATTAAAGCAACACCCGAAATTAATGATGTTATCATCTACCTTAACGGTGCCCAGTTAAGATATAAAATCCCGGTGAATCTTGTTGCGGGCCGAAACCTTGTCGAAATCAAAGGACTGGCACCTGGTATTGATGTTTCAAGCATACGTATTACCTCTGACGAAAAATCGGCTGTTCTTTCTGTGGTACATAGAAAAACCTTCGAAAATGTGGAAAGCGAAATGTTAAAGTTCAGTATAGTAAGTGATTCTGTTAAACTACTTCTAAAGAAGATCAACCTGATTGGTGATGAAAAAAATGCCCTCAGCGTTCAGAAGGACGTCCTGATGAAAAATATTTCACTGGGCGGAGACAACAATGGGGTGAATTTCCTAGACCTGCAAAAGGCTGCCGATTATTATCAACAAAAGATTTTCGAAATTAACAAGCGAATCTCCGACCTATCTGCAGATGAAGAGTCATTAAAATCTTTACTTACTGCTCTTCAAATAAAAGCTGGGAAACTTAAGGTTTTATCTCAAAATCAATTATCAGAAGTGTTGGTGCTGATTATGGCAGAGAATGTTCAAAGCACTACTCTGGAGTTTTCTTATGTAGTTAAAGAAGCAGGATGGATGCCTTACTATGACCTAAAATGTGATGATATAAGTAAACCGATAAAACTTAATTATAGGGCAAAAGCCTATAATAATTGCGGAATCAAATGGGATCATGTGTCTGTCATCTTGTCTACCGCAGACCCTATGCAAAGCATCAATGTTCCAGAGATGAAAACATGGTACCTGAATACTTACTCCAACATTTATAACAAAGATAAATCGGGCTATTATTCTGTAAACAACGAAAACCAGTATGTTTTTGAGCAAACCAAAGGAGATGACCAGAATATTCAGCAACAGAAGGTAAGAAATAAGCGGATAGAGGTACCCGAAATGAGCTTTTATTTCCCCATTAAAAACCGCTACACTTTTTCTTCCGATGCGCAACCATATATAGTTGATGTTGACGAATATTCCCTTGCTGCCACTTACCGCTATGTATGCGTACCTGCAGCAGAAAAAAGCGCTTTCCTGCTGGCTTGTATCGGCGATTGGGAAGAACTGAACCTTGTGGAAGGCAACGCCAATATTTATCTCAATGGAACCTTTGTTGGGCAATCCTACCTAAACCCCAACGAAATATCAGATACGCTGCAGGTGTCTCTAGGCCGTGATAGTCGAATACAGGTTGACCGAGTGAAACTGAAAGAATACAGCAGCAAAGTACTCATCGGCACAAAACGCAAAGCGACCTATGTGTATGAAATTTCGGTGAAGAATAACCGCACTGCACCTATTACTGTGGAGATTCAGGATCAGCTGCCTGTAAGCAACAACCAGGAAATTGAAGTTACCGTTGACCAGATTTCAGCTGCGCAACATGATCTGGCAACAGGATTTTTAAAATGGAATTTCAATATTGACCCAGGAAAACTGCAAACTGTGAAAATGGGTTACACGGTAAAATACCCAAAAACTGTAACACTTCAATTTAAGAAAATGAAAGCTGTGGAATGCCCGGCTTTTTTATAA
- a CDS encoding NAD-dependent epimerase/dehydratase family protein — MKKILIVGAVGQIGSELTMELRRIYGNDNVIASTRKSPPSETVAKSGPFEYFDVLNKQALADACKKYNVDCIVNLAAILSAVGEQNPLMAWDINMNGLFNVLEISREMKMKQVLVPSSIAVFGPGTPLDCAPQETVLHPSTMYGITKVAGELVADYYVKKYGLDVRGLRYPGIISNETLPGGGTTDYAVAIYYDAVKYGKYTCFVKEDTRLPMMYMPDCLKATVDLLQADFSKLKHHSDFNVGAMSFSVKEMAENIKKYMPDFTIEYKPDFRQAIADSWPDAVDDTAAREEWGWKPSYDLDAMTQDMLKVIGEKHKKGLI; from the coding sequence ATGAAAAAAATACTTATTGTTGGAGCTGTGGGCCAGATAGGATCTGAGCTGACAATGGAACTCCGCAGGATTTATGGCAATGACAATGTTATTGCCAGTACACGCAAATCACCTCCCTCTGAAACGGTTGCCAAATCAGGCCCTTTCGAATATTTTGATGTACTAAACAAACAGGCGCTTGCCGATGCATGCAAAAAATACAATGTTGATTGTATAGTAAATTTAGCTGCTATCCTTTCTGCTGTTGGAGAGCAAAATCCCCTTATGGCCTGGGATATAAACATGAACGGACTTTTCAACGTCCTTGAAATTTCCCGCGAAATGAAAATGAAGCAAGTGCTCGTTCCCAGTTCTATTGCAGTTTTTGGCCCGGGAACTCCGCTTGATTGCGCCCCTCAGGAAACCGTGCTGCACCCCTCCACAATGTATGGAATAACCAAAGTGGCAGGAGAACTTGTGGCAGATTATTATGTGAAAAAATATGGTCTCGATGTTCGCGGATTACGTTATCCGGGAATTATAAGCAACGAAACCTTGCCCGGCGGAGGAACTACCGACTATGCAGTTGCCATCTATTACGATGCAGTAAAATACGGGAAATATACATGTTTTGTAAAAGAAGATACCCGCTTGCCGATGATGTATATGCCCGACTGCCTCAAAGCTACCGTCGACTTATTGCAGGCTGACTTCTCAAAACTGAAACATCACAGCGATTTTAATGTCGGCGCCATGAGCTTTTCCGTAAAAGAAATGGCAGAGAATATTAAAAAATACATGCCTGATTTCACCATAGAATATAAACCCGACTTCCGTCAGGCTATTGCCGACAGTTGGCCTGATGCAGTGGATGATACAGCAGCACGCGAGGAATGGGGGTGGAAACCAAGTTATGACCTTGATGCCATGACACAGGACATGCTTAAAGTAATCGGTGAAAAACATAAAAAAGGATTAATTTAA
- the kbl gene encoding glycine C-acetyltransferase, translating into MQTKIKSYLAEELQKLQDQKLFKHERIIESPQGAEIIVKGKKCLNFCANNYLGLSSHPELIKASHEEIDRRGYGLSSVRFICGTQDIHKELERKVSEFLGMEDTILFSSCFDANGAVFEPLLGEEDAIITDALNHASIIDGIRLCKAQRWIYKHGDMRDVEEIDPANDKMAKGLERCLKEAREKGCRFIMIATDGSFSMDGDIAKLDEICKLAEKYDALVMVDDSHSTGFLGKTGRGTHEYRGVMGKVDIITTTFGKALGGASGGCISSSKEIISWMRNKARPYLFSNTVAPAVVGATIKVMDLLMGSTALRDKLEKNTKYFRTKMTEAGFDIVPGDHPIVPIMFGKYPDCSKLAVDFANKMLDEGIYVIAFSFPVVAKGKDRIRVQISAGHDIEHLDKAISAFTKVGKELEMIK; encoded by the coding sequence ATGCAAACAAAAATCAAATCTTACCTGGCAGAAGAACTTCAAAAGCTTCAGGACCAGAAACTTTTTAAACACGAACGTATTATTGAAAGTCCTCAGGGCGCTGAAATTATCGTGAAAGGCAAAAAATGCCTGAACTTTTGCGCTAACAATTACCTTGGCCTTTCTTCCCACCCCGAACTAATTAAAGCTTCACACGAAGAGATTGACAGGCGTGGTTATGGTTTGTCGTCCGTACGTTTTATCTGCGGCACACAGGACATCCACAAAGAACTGGAACGCAAGGTTTCTGAATTCCTCGGCATGGAAGACACCATATTGTTTTCCTCATGTTTTGATGCTAATGGGGCTGTTTTTGAACCATTACTGGGTGAAGAAGATGCTATCATCACTGATGCTCTGAATCATGCATCCATTATTGACGGCATCCGTCTTTGCAAAGCCCAGCGCTGGATATACAAACATGGCGACATGCGGGACGTTGAAGAAATTGACCCGGCTAACGATAAAATGGCTAAAGGTCTGGAACGCTGTCTGAAAGAAGCACGCGAAAAAGGCTGCCGTTTTATCATGATAGCGACTGACGGTTCATTTTCTATGGACGGTGACATTGCCAAATTAGATGAGATTTGCAAGCTGGCAGAAAAATACGACGCCCTGGTAATGGTTGATGATAGCCACTCCACAGGGTTTCTCGGAAAAACCGGTCGCGGTACACACGAATACAGGGGTGTAATGGGCAAAGTAGATATCATCACCACCACTTTCGGAAAAGCTCTTGGAGGAGCATCCGGCGGTTGTATCTCATCAAGCAAAGAAATTATAAGCTGGATGCGCAACAAAGCACGCCCCTATCTTTTTTCCAATACCGTAGCGCCGGCTGTTGTCGGGGCAACTATAAAAGTAATGGATTTGCTGATGGGCAGTACAGCATTACGTGATAAACTGGAAAAGAATACTAAATATTTCCGCACAAAAATGACAGAAGCCGGTTTTGACATCGTCCCCGGCGACCACCCCATAGTTCCTATCATGTTCGGCAAATACCCCGACTGCTCTAAGCTGGCAGTTGACTTTGCCAATAAAATGCTGGATGAAGGTATTTACGTGATCGCTTTCTCCTTCCCTGTGGTAGCCAAAGGCAAAGACCGTATCCGTGTGCAAATCTCTGCCGGCCATGACATAGAACACCTTGATAAGGCTATATCTGCTTTCACTAAAGTGGGTAAAGAGCTTGAAATGATAAAGTAG
- a CDS encoding DMT family transporter, with the protein MFSEHIGEFAALFTACCWTVTALAFESASNKVGSIAVNLLRLLLALIFLSIFSFFIRGQFLPIDASANTWLWLSLSGLIGFVIGDLFLFESYTIIGSRISMLIMALVPPMTALLSLLMLGETLTLFNMLGMLLTLSGIFIVIINKGNGKKVFSFVHSFKGILFAFIGAVGQAVGLVFSKLGMGNYNAFAATQIRIIIGIIGFAIVITAWKKWKNVGNAIQNVSALKRIGLGSIFGPFLGVSFSLFAIQHTHAGIASTIMAIVPVLIIPASVIFLHQKVNWRDVIGAILSVCGIALFFISK; encoded by the coding sequence ATGTTCTCTGAACACATTGGAGAATTTGCCGCATTATTCACTGCCTGTTGCTGGACAGTTACCGCACTTGCCTTTGAATCTGCAAGCAACAAGGTAGGCTCTATTGCTGTGAACCTGCTTCGCCTTTTACTTGCATTGATATTTCTCAGCATATTTTCGTTTTTTATACGTGGCCAATTTTTACCCATTGATGCAAGCGCCAATACATGGTTGTGGCTTTCGCTTTCGGGATTGATAGGCTTTGTTATAGGCGATTTGTTTCTTTTTGAGTCTTATACCATCATCGGTTCAAGAATTTCCATGCTTATCATGGCGTTGGTACCACCCATGACAGCCTTGTTAAGCCTGTTGATGCTGGGCGAAACACTGACGTTATTCAACATGCTGGGCATGTTACTAACATTAAGTGGTATTTTCATAGTGATTATCAATAAAGGTAATGGTAAAAAAGTATTCTCGTTTGTACATTCATTCAAAGGAATTTTATTTGCATTTATCGGCGCTGTCGGGCAGGCAGTAGGCCTGGTATTCAGCAAATTGGGAATGGGAAACTATAATGCTTTTGCCGCTACACAAATTCGCATAATTATCGGAATTATTGGCTTTGCAATAGTAATCACTGCCTGGAAAAAATGGAAAAATGTCGGCAATGCCATTCAAAATGTATCTGCGCTGAAACGCATAGGGCTGGGCTCCATATTCGGACCATTTTTAGGGGTATCGTTTTCATTATTTGCAATACAACATACACATGCGGGAATAGCATCCACCATTATGGCTATTGTTCCTGTACTTATTATACCGGCTTCTGTCATTTTCCTGCATCAGAAAGTAAACTGGAGAGATGTTATTGGTGCTATATTAAGTGTTTGCGGAATTGCCTTATTCTTTATAAGCAAATAA
- a CDS encoding DUF3467 domain-containing protein: MENPKEQKLNIELTDDIAEGIYSNLAVITHSHSEFIVDFVKIMPGIPKAKVKSRIILTPQHAKRLLNALKDNILKFEENFGKIDDNSPVDVLPFTFGGPTAQA; this comes from the coding sequence ATGGAAAATCCAAAAGAACAAAAACTGAATATCGAATTGACCGATGATATTGCCGAAGGCATATATTCAAACCTCGCTGTTATTACACATTCGCATTCAGAGTTTATAGTTGATTTTGTTAAAATTATGCCGGGCATACCCAAAGCTAAAGTTAAATCCCGTATTATTTTAACTCCTCAACATGCCAAACGATTACTGAACGCACTTAAGGACAATATCTTGAAGTTTGAAGAAAATTTTGGAAAAATTGACGACAATTCTCCCGTTGATGTTTTGCCTTTTACTTTTGGTGGGCCAACAGCACAAGCATAA